The sequence GGACCGCAGCTCGCCGTGCCCGCCCCGGCCTGGGATCGGTTCGTGGCGTACGCCGCTCACGGCGCCTGACCGCCCCCTCGTACAGCACCGTCCGTCGGTCCCCTCGTGGTCCCGGGGGCGGCGCCTGTGAGGATGGGTGGTCATGAGGATATGGATTCTTGCGGTCACGCTGGTGAAGATGGCCATCGGACGACCGGCACACAAGCGCTACCCCGCCGCCCTGACCGGCCATCAAAAGTGGATCGTCTCGCTCGACGCGATCCTCGCGGAGCGCAGTTGGGGCCATCGCCATCTGGCGCTCTATCCGTTGAAGCGGATCAACCCCATGCAATCCCGTGTGAGCCTGAAGTCCAGCTGGGGCGTCACCTCGCCCGAGAGTTTCCACTCGACCCTGCAGTGGCTGGCCGCCGAGGGCCATCGGATGCAGATGGCCCCGGCGCTCGGGCGCCCGCCGGTGGCGTGGGACTTCGGCCGCTACGTCTGGATCGTCCGCGCGGGCTTCGCCGCCGGGTACGTCGACGAGCCGGGTGCCTGGCAGTTGCTGGGCAGTGCCGTGGCGCCCGTGGCCCAGACCTATCGGTCCTGGCAGCAGTTCGCCGACGACTTCGTGGCCGGGCGGGAGCTGTGGATGCGCTCGGCGGGCAGCGAATGGTCCGGATCGCAGGAGGAGACCGTCAGCGCGGTTCGGAGCCTGCTGGATCCCGCGAACGGTGAAAGCCCCTGGCAGCAGGTGTCGTGGGAGACGATCTACCAGGCCGACCAGCAGATCGGCCGACACTGACGGAGTGCTCCGGCCCTCACCTCCGCACCGCCCCCGTGGACCCTCGCACCACCAGCTCCGGCTGGAAGACGAACTCGGTGCGGCGGGGTGGTTCCCGGCGGCCCGCCGCCCGTTCGTGGATCTCCTCGATCAGGGCGCCTACCGCTGCCGTCGCCATCGCCTGGACCGGCTGGCGCACGGTGGTCAGCGGCGGGTCGGTGAAGGCGATGAGCTGGGAGTCGTCGAAGCCGACGACCGAGAGGTCGGCCGGGACGGCCAGGCCGCGCTGGCGGGCCGCGCGGACGACGCCGAGTGCCATCAGGTCGCTGCCGCAGACGATGCCGGTACAGCCGTCGTCGAGCAGCGTGGCGGCGGCCGCATGTCCGCCCTCCACGCTGAACAGGGTGTGCTGGACGCGCCGTTCGGCCTGCCCCCTCGACAGGCCGAACGACTCGCCCAGCGCCGCCGCGAAGCCCTCGGCCTTGCGGCGGGAAGGCACATAGCGGGCCGGGCCGACGGCCAGCCCGATCCGCTCGTGCCCCAGCTCGGCCAGGTGGCGCACGGCCATCCGGGCCGCCGCGCCGTCGTCAGGTGAGACGAACGGCGCGTCGATGTGGTCCTGGTAGCCGTTGATGAGGACGAACGGGACGCCGCGTGCGGCCAGCCGGGCGTAGCGGGACGGGTCGGCGCGGGTGTCGGCGTGCAGTCCGGAGAGGAAGACGATGCCGGTGACGTCACGTTCCTCCAGTTGCTCGACGAGTTCGTCCTCGGTGGCTCCGCCCGGCATCTGGGTGCACAGCACCGGGGTGTAGCCGTGGCCCGCCAGCGACTGTTCGATGATCTGGGCGAAGGCGGGGAAGATCGGGTTGGTCAGTTCGGGGATGACCAGGCCGACCAACCCGGCGCTGCGCCGCCGCAGCCGTACGGGGCGCTCGTAGCCGAGGACGTCGAGCGCGGCGAGCACCCGCCGCCGGGTGCCCGCCGCCACGCCCGCCTTGCCGTTCAGGACCCGGCTGACGGTGGCCTCGCTGACCTGCGCCTGGGCGGCGATGTCGGACAGCCGGGGGGTGGCGTGGGTGTCGGGCAGGGTCATTCCTCCCACCAGGCGGCGGTGTCGGCGGGCAGTTCGAAAGCCCCCTCGGGCGTGTGCGGTTCGGCGTCCCCCTCGGACGTGTCCAGTGGGCGGGAGGAGAGCAGCAGCCGCCCCGGGGCCGGCAGACGGGCCGGGGCCTCGGTGGTGTTGACCGTGCAGACCAGGCCGCCGGGGCGGCGGAAGGCCAGGACGCCGTCGGGGGCGTCCAGCCACTCGACCGCGTCGCCCGCACCGAGGCCGGGGTGGGCGCGGCGCAGGGTCAGGGCGGTGCGGTAGAGCTCCAGGGTGGAGGCGGGGTCGCCGGTCTGGGCCGCGACGGTGAGCGGTGCCCAGTCGGCGGGCTGGGGCAGCCAGCTGCCGCCGTCGCCGAAGCCGTAGGGGGCCGCGTCACCGCTCCACGGGAGCGGGACCCGGCAGCCGTCGCGCAGGCCGTCCTGGCCGGTGGCCCGGAAGAAGGAGGGGTCCTGGCGGACGTCGTCGGGCAGGTCGGTGACCTCGGGCAGGCCCAGTTCCTCGCCTTGGTAGAGGTAGGCGGAGCCGGGCAGTGCCAGCATCAGGAGGGTGGCGGCGCGGGCGCGGGCGAGGCTGCCGCCGAGGCGGGTGGTGTGGCGGACGACGTCGTGGTTGGACAGCACCCAGGTGGTGGGGGCCGCCACCGGGCGCATGGCGTCGAGGGAGGAGTCGATCGCCTCGCGGAGGGCGGCCGCGTCCCATTCCGCGTTCAAGTAATGGAAGTTGAAGGCCTGGTGGAGTTCGTCGGGTCGGAGGTAGAGGGCGGTGCGGTCGGCGGTGGGGGTCCAGGCCTCGGCGACCGCGATCCGTTCGCCGGAGTACTCGTCGAGGACGGTGCGCCAGGAGCGGTAGATGTCGTGGACGCCGTCCTGGTCAAAGAACGGCAGGACCTGGTTGCCCAGCAGTTTCAGCTGTCCGCCGTGGCCCATGTCGGGCAGTCCCGGGGCCTTGACCAGGCCGTGGGCCACGTCGACCCGGAAGCCGTCCACCCCCAGGTCCAGCCAGAAGCGCAGGATGGAGCGGAACTCGTCCTGGACGGCGGGGTGGTCCCAGTTGAAGTCGGGCTGTTCGGGGGCGAAGAGGTGGAGGTACCACTCACCGTCGGC is a genomic window of Streptomyces sp. Edi2 containing:
- a CDS encoding DUF1266 domain-containing protein; the encoded protein is MRIWILAVTLVKMAIGRPAHKRYPAALTGHQKWIVSLDAILAERSWGHRHLALYPLKRINPMQSRVSLKSSWGVTSPESFHSTLQWLAAEGHRMQMAPALGRPPVAWDFGRYVWIVRAGFAAGYVDEPGAWQLLGSAVAPVAQTYRSWQQFADDFVAGRELWMRSAGSEWSGSQEETVSAVRSLLDPANGESPWQQVSWETIYQADQQIGRH
- a CDS encoding LacI family DNA-binding transcriptional regulator produces the protein MTLPDTHATPRLSDIAAQAQVSEATVSRVLNGKAGVAAGTRRRVLAALDVLGYERPVRLRRRSAGLVGLVIPELTNPIFPAFAQIIEQSLAGHGYTPVLCTQMPGGATEDELVEQLEERDVTGIVFLSGLHADTRADPSRYARLAARGVPFVLINGYQDHIDAPFVSPDDGAAARMAVRHLAELGHERIGLAVGPARYVPSRRKAEGFAAALGESFGLSRGQAERRVQHTLFSVEGGHAAAATLLDDGCTGIVCGSDLMALGVVRAARQRGLAVPADLSVVGFDDSQLIAFTDPPLTTVRQPVQAMATAAVGALIEEIHERAAGRREPPRRTEFVFQPELVVRGSTGAVRR
- a CDS encoding glycoside hydrolase family 13 protein, which codes for MTSQHTTTPAADWWRHAVIYQVYPRSFADGNGDGMGDLPGIRSRLPYLRDLGVDAVWLSPFYASPQADAGYDVADYRTIDPMFGTLADAEAVIRDAHALDLRIIVDLVPNHCSDQHEWFRRGLAEGPGSVLRERFHFRKGRGENGEEPPNDWESLFGGPAWTRVADGEWYLHLFAPEQPDFNWDHPAVQDEFRSILRFWLDLGVDGFRVDVAHGLVKAPGLPDMGHGGQLKLLGNQVLPFFDQDGVHDIYRSWRTVLDEYSGERIAVAEAWTPTADRTALYLRPDELHQAFNFHYLNAEWDAAALREAIDSSLDAMRPVAAPTTWVLSNHDVVRHTTRLGGSLARARAATLLMLALPGSAYLYQGEELGLPEVTDLPDDVRQDPSFFRATGQDGLRDGCRVPLPWSGDAAPYGFGDGGSWLPQPADWAPLTVAAQTGDPASTLELYRTALTLRRAHPGLGAGDAVEWLDAPDGVLAFRRPGGLVCTVNTTEAPARLPAPGRLLLSSRPLDTSEGDAEPHTPEGAFELPADTAAWWEE